A genome region from Microbacterium terricola includes the following:
- a CDS encoding nitroreductase family deazaflavin-dependent oxidoreductase, whose product MSERFVTPTGMDAVFNRAVGFLTRIGLPLAGSRVLAVRGRSSGEWRTTPVNPLRVGGARYLVAPRGHAQWTKNLRAAGAGELRAGRRVERFTAVEVADAVKPPILRAYLTAWAWEVGRFFEGIDAHSSDEELLQVAPGFPVFLIEPA is encoded by the coding sequence ATGAGTGAGCGCTTCGTCACGCCGACCGGGATGGATGCGGTCTTCAACCGTGCGGTCGGATTCCTGACTCGCATCGGTCTGCCGCTCGCGGGCAGTCGCGTCCTCGCGGTGCGCGGACGCTCGAGCGGCGAGTGGCGGACGACGCCCGTCAACCCCCTGCGGGTCGGTGGAGCGCGGTATCTCGTGGCGCCCCGCGGCCACGCGCAGTGGACGAAGAACCTGCGGGCCGCGGGCGCGGGCGAGCTGCGTGCGGGACGCCGCGTCGAGCGGTTCACGGCGGTGGAGGTCGCGGACGCCGTGAAGCCGCCGATCCTGCGCGCCTACCTCACGGCCTGGGCGTGGGAGGTCGGCCGCTTCTTCGAGGGCATCGACGCGCACTCGTCCGACGAGGAGCTGCTGCAGGTGGCGCCGGGCTTCCCGGTGTTCCTCATCGAGCCGGCCTGA
- a CDS encoding glycosyltransferase gives MAQFPDAEYLILSSRLIPGLDGGYTIATLARARQLAAAGVDGGRGPLLLTVDPGTPEAHAAHRSAFVERGDAASAELFRNLFDEAGAPDGGAAAWLRAAARPGDLDPALEYREIPAAAGRPVVALPVIVGDPDWHISTAPVGVLDAHGAVVGVLAGFGALYRAWLDHIVAGVRASAPDRPVVVICESRQLGELLAGWDAGGVRLVHAIHTIHLEPPYTPDAPVNALWSRWFGLAERFDAVLWPTSAQRADVAARFGDSDVHLVVPHGVPGIEAVVPAEQRDRGRVVMLNRLAPGKRIEHAVRAFARVAERVPGATLDVYGDGPARAALQELIDALGLTASVVLRGATDQPGRVLDEAAVLLSTSAFEGQGLAIAEALVHGTPVVSYDIRYGPRDALAGGGGLLVPDGDEDALVEALVRVLSDDALRAALATEAVVSARALDPDHVMSALAAAVTDVLGRPPRR, from the coding sequence ATGGCGCAGTTCCCCGATGCCGAGTACCTGATCCTCTCGAGCCGGCTCATCCCCGGGCTCGACGGCGGGTACACGATCGCGACCCTCGCCCGCGCACGGCAGCTCGCCGCGGCCGGCGTCGACGGCGGGCGCGGACCACTGCTGCTGACGGTCGACCCCGGCACGCCGGAGGCGCACGCCGCGCACCGCAGCGCTTTCGTCGAGCGCGGGGACGCCGCATCCGCTGAGCTCTTCCGCAACCTGTTCGACGAGGCCGGCGCACCGGACGGCGGGGCCGCGGCGTGGCTGCGCGCGGCCGCCCGTCCGGGCGACCTCGATCCGGCGCTGGAGTACCGGGAGATCCCGGCTGCCGCCGGCCGCCCGGTCGTCGCGCTTCCCGTGATCGTCGGCGACCCTGATTGGCACATCTCCACCGCCCCGGTGGGCGTGCTCGACGCGCACGGCGCGGTCGTCGGGGTGCTGGCGGGATTCGGCGCGCTGTACCGGGCCTGGCTCGACCACATCGTCGCGGGGGTGCGGGCATCCGCGCCCGACCGCCCGGTCGTCGTGATCTGCGAGTCGCGGCAGCTCGGTGAGCTGCTCGCCGGGTGGGATGCCGGCGGCGTGCGGCTCGTGCACGCGATCCACACCATCCACCTCGAGCCGCCGTACACCCCCGACGCCCCGGTCAACGCGCTGTGGTCTCGCTGGTTCGGGCTCGCCGAGCGGTTCGACGCCGTGCTGTGGCCGACCTCGGCGCAGCGGGCCGACGTGGCGGCGCGGTTCGGTGACTCGGACGTGCACCTGGTCGTGCCGCACGGTGTGCCGGGGATCGAGGCCGTCGTGCCGGCCGAGCAGCGCGACCGCGGGCGCGTGGTCATGCTCAACCGCCTCGCACCGGGCAAGCGCATCGAGCACGCCGTGCGCGCGTTCGCGCGCGTGGCTGAGCGCGTGCCGGGAGCGACGCTGGATGTGTACGGCGACGGTCCGGCGCGCGCGGCGCTGCAGGAGCTGATCGACGCGCTCGGGCTCACCGCATCCGTCGTCCTGCGCGGAGCGACCGACCAGCCCGGCCGCGTGCTCGACGAGGCCGCCGTGCTGCTGTCGACCTCGGCGTTCGAGGGGCAGGGGCTCGCGATCGCCGAGGCGCTCGTGCACGGCACGCCGGTGGTCAGCTACGACATCCGGTACGGCCCGCGCGATGCGCTCGCCGGAGGCGGCGGGCTGCTGGTGCCCGATGGCGACGAGGACGCCCTGGTCGAGGCGCTCGTGCGCGTGCTATCGGATGACGCGCTCCGGGCGGCCCTGGCCACCGAGGCCGTCGTCTCCGCCCGCGCCCTCGACCCGGATCACGTGATGTCGGCGCTCGCCGCCGCCGTCACCGACGTGCTGGGCCGTCCACCGCGGCGGTGA
- a CDS encoding Bax inhibitor-1/YccA family protein: MASSNPAFNNPAFQDPRAVQTYPGGAQAAGLGSATHYSTASHQGVDAASQAHLEGAFAAPAAGAIETNRMTVEDTVLKTIGLFAILLVTAVVGWVWTMAPVTAANPEPTMAPWIIGALGGFVMSLVVIFGSRKKVRPALIFGYAAFEGLFIGAISAFFEFIWPGIVVQATLATLSVVGVTLALFASGKVRASKKATKVFMIAMIGYLVFSLINVMLMLFNVPMAGGAFGLLSQEIAGIPLGLIIGILVVIMGAYSLVLDFDAIQQGVRNGAPRQLGWLGAFGIMVTVVWLYIEILRIIAIVRGSN, translated from the coding sequence ATGGCCTCGTCAAACCCCGCATTCAACAACCCGGCGTTCCAGGACCCGCGTGCCGTGCAGACCTACCCGGGCGGCGCGCAGGCGGCCGGACTCGGGTCCGCCACGCACTACTCGACCGCGTCCCACCAGGGTGTGGATGCGGCCTCCCAGGCACACCTCGAGGGCGCGTTCGCCGCCCCCGCGGCCGGTGCCATCGAGACCAACCGCATGACCGTCGAGGACACCGTCCTCAAGACGATCGGCCTGTTCGCGATCCTCCTCGTCACCGCCGTCGTCGGCTGGGTGTGGACGATGGCCCCCGTCACCGCCGCGAACCCCGAGCCCACCATGGCGCCGTGGATCATCGGCGCCCTGGGCGGCTTCGTCATGTCTCTGGTCGTCATCTTCGGCTCGCGCAAGAAGGTGCGCCCCGCGCTGATCTTCGGCTACGCCGCCTTCGAGGGCCTCTTCATCGGCGCGATCTCCGCGTTCTTCGAGTTCATCTGGCCCGGCATCGTGGTGCAGGCGACCCTCGCGACCCTCTCGGTCGTCGGCGTCACCCTGGCCCTCTTCGCCAGCGGCAAGGTGCGCGCCTCGAAGAAGGCCACCAAGGTCTTCATGATCGCCATGATCGGCTACCTGGTGTTCTCGCTGATCAACGTCATGCTGATGCTCTTCAACGTGCCGATGGCCGGTGGCGCGTTCGGCCTGCTCAGCCAGGAGATCGCGGGCATCCCGCTCGGCCTGATCATCGGCATCCTCGTGGTCATCATGGGCGCGTACTCGCTCGTGCTCGACTTCGACGCGATCCAGCAGGGCGTGCGCAACGGCGCTCCCCGTCAGCTCGGATGGCTCGGCGCCTTCGGCATCATGGTCACCGTCGTGTGGCTGTACATCGAGATCCTCCGCATCATCGCGATCGTCCGCGGCAGCAACTGA
- a CDS encoding glycerophosphodiester phosphodiesterase family protein, giving the protein MPRTRPLVIGHRGAPGYRPEHSRSSYDLALRYGVDAVEPDVVVSRDGVLVVRHENEISGTTDVAERREFADRRTTKTVDGTELTGWFTEDFTWDELSTLGCRERLPRLRPGSATFDDQQPVLRLRDVLDLVRAASLEQGREIGVVLELKHATYFERLGLGLAGLVEAELREAGWADGALPLVIEAFESTVLAQLRAHSIRATYVYLLEAAGRPFDLVAAHGDQAPTYRRTATPAGLDELVGTVDGISVSKSMILGGTRGDEPPSLVADAHTRGLRVFTWTCRPENTFLSRRFRSRGGPAAFGDYEAEWELIRRSGVDGVFVDHPDIGIDLFHRVTATP; this is encoded by the coding sequence ATGCCTCGCACGCGCCCCCTGGTGATCGGCCATCGGGGCGCGCCCGGGTATCGCCCGGAGCACTCGCGGTCGTCGTACGACCTCGCGCTGCGGTACGGAGTGGATGCCGTCGAGCCCGACGTCGTGGTCTCCCGCGACGGTGTGCTGGTCGTGCGGCACGAGAACGAGATCTCCGGGACCACCGACGTCGCCGAGCGCCGCGAGTTCGCCGACCGCCGCACCACCAAGACGGTGGACGGCACTGAGCTGACCGGCTGGTTCACCGAGGACTTCACCTGGGACGAGCTGTCGACCCTCGGCTGCCGCGAGCGGCTGCCGCGGCTCCGCCCCGGCAGCGCCACCTTCGACGACCAGCAGCCCGTGCTCAGGCTGCGCGACGTGCTCGATCTGGTGCGCGCAGCCTCGCTGGAGCAGGGCCGCGAGATCGGGGTCGTGCTCGAGCTCAAGCACGCCACCTACTTCGAGCGTCTGGGTCTCGGCCTCGCCGGTCTCGTCGAGGCCGAGCTGCGAGAGGCGGGCTGGGCCGACGGCGCGCTCCCGCTGGTCATCGAGGCGTTCGAATCGACCGTGCTCGCGCAGCTGCGGGCGCACAGCATCCGGGCGACGTACGTGTACCTGCTCGAGGCGGCCGGTCGCCCGTTCGACCTGGTGGCGGCGCACGGCGACCAGGCGCCCACCTACCGGCGCACGGCCACTCCTGCCGGGCTCGACGAGCTCGTGGGGACGGTCGACGGCATCAGCGTGAGCAAGAGCATGATCCTCGGCGGCACGCGCGGGGACGAGCCCCCGAGCCTCGTCGCCGACGCCCACACGCGGGGTCTCCGCGTGTTCACCTGGACGTGCCGTCCGGAGAATACGTTCCTGTCCCGCCGGTTCCGCAGCAGGGGCGGCCCGGCCGCGTTCGGTGACTACGAGGCCGAGTGGGAGCTCATCCGCCGGTCCGGCGTCGACGGGGTGTTCGTCGACCATCCCGACATCGGAATCGATTTATTCCACCGCGTCACAGCCACCCCATAG
- a CDS encoding ABC transporter ATP-binding protein, translating into MTTPGIVVSGVRRAFGQVQAVRDVSLEAATGKVTGLVGPNGSGKTTLLLMLASLLAPDAGEIRLDGIDPVTEPQRARALLGWMPDSLGAWNALTARETLTVTGRLYDLPKEAARARAEVLLREVGLTALADSPARVLSRGQKQRLGLARALVHDPRILLLDEPASGLDPQARVELRVLLRRLADDGRTILISSHILSELEEVVDDAVFLFQGATVSTERVAEAAQRGRTWRLRLHSTAALDDQRAQVGAALSIQPHQIGADRRDLLVAFASDDDAVSALRALVTAGVPVAEFSAATGTLEHTFLDLGGGAA; encoded by the coding sequence ATGACCACCCCCGGCATCGTCGTCTCCGGCGTGAGACGAGCATTCGGGCAGGTGCAGGCGGTGCGCGACGTCTCCCTCGAGGCGGCCACCGGGAAGGTGACCGGACTGGTCGGCCCCAATGGGTCGGGCAAGACGACCCTGCTGCTCATGCTCGCCTCCCTGCTGGCGCCCGACGCCGGTGAGATCCGCCTCGACGGGATCGATCCCGTCACAGAGCCGCAGCGGGCGCGAGCCCTGCTCGGATGGATGCCCGACAGCCTCGGGGCGTGGAACGCGCTGACCGCCCGCGAGACGCTGACCGTCACCGGCCGGCTCTACGATCTGCCGAAAGAGGCCGCGCGCGCCCGCGCCGAGGTGCTCCTGCGCGAGGTCGGACTGACCGCACTCGCCGACTCGCCCGCCCGCGTCCTCTCCCGGGGCCAGAAGCAGCGACTCGGTCTCGCGCGCGCCCTCGTGCACGACCCGCGCATCCTTCTGCTCGACGAGCCCGCATCCGGCCTCGACCCGCAGGCCAGGGTGGAACTGCGGGTGCTGCTGCGCCGGCTCGCCGACGACGGCCGGACGATCCTCATCTCCAGCCACATCCTCTCCGAGCTCGAAGAGGTCGTGGACGACGCGGTCTTCCTGTTCCAGGGCGCGACCGTCAGCACCGAGCGCGTCGCCGAGGCCGCCCAGCGCGGCCGCACCTGGCGACTGCGGCTGCACTCCACGGCGGCCCTCGACGACCAGCGCGCGCAGGTCGGGGCGGCCCTCAGCATCCAGCCGCATCAGATCGGGGCCGACCGCCGCGACCTTCTCGTCGCCTTCGCGTCCGATGACGACGCCGTCAGCGCGCTGCGCGCCCTCGTGACGGCCGGGGTCCCGGTGGCGGAGTTCAGTGCCGCGACCGGCACGCTGGAACACACATTCCTCGACCTGGGCGGAGGAGCCGCATGA
- a CDS encoding ABC transporter permease has protein sequence MNLGRIGTLVRLDLVQRTRSVAWYVLLGVFAVILLLVTLLAFLVWGVNGIAGGTGGGGVYSTVVYMVLLLVVLVSPTLSGNAINGERDAATLAPVQVTLATTGEIIAAKFAAAWLTGVSFVVVAVPFLLISTLDGGVPPLTVLVSLLVLLVEIAVVAAIGVGFSGVLARPLFSVASTYLVVAALVIGTLIAFGLSGAAITSPYTSTYRGANYDAQGAVDDCLEWETSTYDVPRYDKVWWMLALNPFVILADAVPMTYDAHGNPDNLFSQIKFGVRSLQLEPDLESTWDDCNPGANEDYESPDAAEVVASTLPSWFVGLGLQLLLAAGLLWWAWVRTRTPARTLPPGTRIA, from the coding sequence ATGAACCTCGGCCGAATCGGCACTCTCGTCCGCCTCGACCTGGTGCAGCGCACCCGCAGCGTCGCCTGGTACGTCCTGCTGGGGGTGTTCGCGGTCATCTTGCTCCTCGTGACCCTGCTCGCCTTCCTCGTGTGGGGGGTGAACGGCATCGCAGGCGGCACCGGCGGAGGCGGCGTCTACTCGACGGTCGTCTACATGGTGCTGCTGCTCGTGGTCCTCGTCTCGCCCACCCTCAGCGGCAACGCGATCAACGGCGAGCGGGATGCGGCGACCCTCGCTCCCGTGCAGGTGACGCTCGCCACGACCGGCGAGATCATCGCGGCCAAGTTCGCCGCGGCATGGCTCACCGGGGTGTCGTTCGTCGTGGTCGCGGTCCCGTTCCTGCTGATCAGCACGCTCGACGGCGGCGTTCCTCCGCTGACCGTGCTGGTGTCGCTGCTCGTGCTGCTCGTCGAGATCGCCGTGGTCGCCGCCATCGGCGTCGGCTTCAGCGGGGTGCTGGCGCGGCCGCTGTTCTCGGTGGCCTCGACCTACCTGGTCGTCGCGGCGCTGGTGATCGGCACGCTCATCGCCTTCGGGCTGAGCGGCGCTGCGATCACCTCCCCGTACACGAGCACGTACCGTGGCGCGAACTACGACGCGCAGGGCGCCGTCGACGACTGCCTGGAGTGGGAGACGTCGACCTACGACGTGCCGCGCTACGACAAGGTCTGGTGGATGCTGGCGCTCAACCCGTTCGTCATCCTCGCCGACGCCGTCCCGATGACCTACGACGCGCACGGCAACCCCGACAACCTGTTCTCGCAGATCAAGTTCGGCGTGCGCTCCCTGCAGCTGGAGCCGGATCTCGAATCGACCTGGGACGACTGCAACCCCGGGGCGAACGAGGACTACGAGTCGCCCGACGCGGCGGAGGTCGTGGCATCGACTCTGCCCAGCTGGTTCGTGGGTCTCGGGCTGCAGCTGCTGCTCGCAGCGGGGCTGCTGTGGTGGGCCTGGGTCCGCACGCGCACACCCGCGCGGACGCTCCCGCCGGGCACGCGGATCGCGTGA
- a CDS encoding S8 family peptidase: MHKRIWAAVGVIALSVPASAAIAATPDASSRFDETGSRDKIDTSFVPGAIGSDGRVTVIVEMTGDPVAVVQAEKGRPLTDTERSTVRKGLKSKQDKIRGSLTDKGGKIQAQMQSAYNGFQVSVPASELDAVAELPGVVAIHPVRTYTLDNAVSVPYLGVPAVWQSTGYTGEDVKVAIIDTGIDYTHATFGGPGTIAAFDEAAATSETPADPALFGPGAPRIKGGIDLVGDEYDAGADEGDPALTPHPDANPLDCNGHGSHVAGTTGGSGVTSAGSTYTGPYDSTTPSKSFRVGPGVAPEVDLYAVRVFGCEGSTDVVVPAIDWAVANGMDVINMSLGSSFGRGDDPDAVAASNAVGAGVVVVASAGNSGHNPYLTGSPGTGDGVIAVSAVDSSERFPGATITVGGQDVTAINANGASLTGLGTLNVVRLANIAGTTEDESLGCSAAAYTANGVVAGGHQLAASTRGTCARAAKAIFAQQAGAAAALMINTSADLPPYEGLITSNPDTGEPYEVTIPFLGVPSTAGPTFTTGKTATLAAAEISNPGFKGYASFTSSGPRSGDSAISPDVAAPGVSIASAGVGTGNAAAILSGTSMAAPHVAGVAALTVQAHPKWNAPQVSSAIVSTADPEKVAGQSLTLGGVGLVDTAQAVGTTVTATGDAFRTESGWARESALSFGFQDSNVGFGGFKTITVRNSGTKAVTYKVSSTPSAESIKAKVKLSSKKVTVRPGGSAKLLVTVSAAAKDVPTSLGDDQFSFYEISGDIVLTASGSTLRVPYLLVPRSNSKVTASATPLKSNAKTLTLSNAQGAIPAIADVYQWGLSDAKDAPTSLPDTGYDLRAAGVQSWEDDNGDDVLVFALSTHKRWSNAASNEYDVVIDTNRDGEPDWIVLSYDSGAVRAGSANGLAEVFVVNYKTGDLFDAGFLAQAPTDSSTILLPVYAEDLGITGAFNYSAQAFGTSEGTEDAFTSWAGYNLAKPAISNGDYVNVPKGKSVKVPVTVNSSQVATQKPLGSMVVVTDNKSGAGEALLVKK; encoded by the coding sequence TTGCACAAGCGCATATGGGCCGCGGTCGGCGTCATCGCCCTCTCGGTCCCGGCATCAGCGGCGATCGCCGCAACACCGGACGCATCGTCGCGTTTCGATGAAACCGGCTCCCGCGACAAGATCGACACGTCGTTCGTCCCCGGAGCGATCGGCTCCGACGGACGCGTGACCGTCATCGTCGAGATGACCGGCGACCCCGTCGCCGTCGTCCAGGCGGAGAAGGGCCGACCGCTCACCGACACCGAGCGGTCGACGGTCCGGAAGGGCCTCAAGAGCAAGCAGGACAAGATCCGCGGCTCGCTCACCGACAAGGGCGGCAAGATCCAGGCCCAGATGCAGTCCGCCTACAACGGGTTCCAGGTCTCGGTGCCCGCCTCCGAACTCGACGCCGTGGCAGAGCTGCCCGGCGTCGTCGCCATCCACCCCGTGCGCACGTACACCCTGGACAACGCTGTCTCGGTGCCGTACCTCGGCGTTCCGGCGGTCTGGCAGAGCACCGGCTACACCGGCGAGGACGTCAAGGTCGCCATCATCGACACCGGCATCGACTACACGCACGCCACCTTCGGCGGCCCCGGCACGATCGCGGCATTCGATGAGGCGGCGGCCACGTCGGAGACCCCGGCGGACCCGGCCCTGTTCGGCCCCGGTGCACCGCGTATCAAGGGCGGCATCGACCTCGTCGGCGACGAGTACGACGCGGGCGCGGACGAGGGCGACCCTGCCCTGACACCCCACCCGGACGCGAACCCGCTCGACTGCAACGGCCACGGCTCGCACGTCGCCGGCACCACCGGCGGCAGCGGCGTCACCAGCGCAGGCTCGACCTACACGGGTCCCTACGACAGCACCACGCCATCGAAGTCGTTCCGCGTCGGCCCCGGCGTCGCGCCGGAGGTCGACCTGTACGCCGTACGCGTGTTCGGCTGCGAGGGCTCGACCGACGTGGTCGTCCCCGCCATCGACTGGGCCGTGGCCAACGGCATGGACGTCATCAACATGTCGCTCGGCTCGTCGTTCGGCCGCGGTGACGACCCGGATGCTGTCGCCGCGTCGAACGCGGTCGGCGCGGGCGTCGTGGTGGTGGCCTCGGCAGGCAACTCGGGCCACAACCCGTACCTGACCGGATCCCCTGGCACCGGCGACGGCGTCATCGCGGTCTCGGCCGTCGATTCCAGCGAGCGGTTCCCCGGCGCGACCATCACGGTCGGCGGCCAGGACGTCACCGCGATCAACGCGAACGGCGCCTCGCTGACCGGGCTCGGCACCCTGAACGTGGTCAGGCTGGCCAACATCGCCGGCACGACGGAGGACGAGTCGCTGGGCTGCTCGGCTGCCGCCTACACGGCGAACGGCGTCGTGGCCGGCGGGCACCAGCTCGCCGCGTCGACCCGTGGCACCTGTGCGCGGGCGGCGAAGGCGATCTTCGCGCAGCAGGCCGGTGCAGCCGCGGCGCTGATGATCAACACGAGCGCCGATCTGCCGCCGTACGAGGGCCTGATCACGTCGAACCCCGACACCGGCGAGCCCTATGAGGTCACGATCCCGTTCCTCGGTGTGCCCTCGACGGCTGGGCCGACCTTCACCACCGGCAAGACGGCGACCCTCGCGGCCGCAGAGATCAGCAACCCCGGGTTCAAGGGCTACGCGTCGTTCACCTCGTCGGGGCCGCGCAGCGGTGACTCGGCGATCAGCCCGGACGTCGCGGCGCCCGGTGTCTCGATCGCGTCGGCCGGCGTCGGCACGGGCAACGCGGCAGCCATCCTGTCCGGCACGTCGATGGCCGCTCCGCATGTCGCGGGCGTCGCGGCGCTGACGGTCCAGGCGCACCCGAAGTGGAACGCTCCGCAGGTGTCGTCGGCGATCGTGTCGACCGCCGACCCCGAGAAGGTCGCCGGTCAGAGCCTGACGCTCGGCGGCGTGGGACTGGTCGACACGGCGCAGGCCGTGGGTACCACCGTCACCGCCACGGGCGACGCGTTCCGTACCGAGAGCGGCTGGGCGCGCGAGTCGGCGCTGAGCTTCGGGTTCCAGGACTCGAACGTCGGCTTCGGCGGGTTCAAGACCATCACGGTCAGGAACAGCGGCACCAAGGCGGTGACGTACAAGGTCAGCTCGACGCCGTCCGCGGAGTCGATCAAGGCCAAGGTCAAGCTGAGCTCGAAGAAGGTGACGGTGCGGCCCGGCGGGAGCGCCAAGCTGCTCGTGACGGTCTCCGCTGCCGCCAAGGACGTGCCCACCTCGCTCGGTGACGACCAGTTCTCGTTCTACGAGATCTCCGGCGACATCGTGCTCACCGCGTCTGGCTCCACCCTGCGCGTGCCCTACCTGCTCGTGCCCCGCTCGAACAGCAAGGTCACCGCGTCTGCGACGCCGCTCAAGAGCAACGCCAAGACGCTCACGCTGAGCAACGCCCAGGGCGCGATCCCGGCGATCGCCGATGTGTACCAATGGGGTCTGAGCGACGCCAAGGACGCACCGACCTCGCTGCCTGACACCGGCTACGACCTGCGGGCGGCGGGCGTGCAGTCATGGGAGGACGACAACGGCGACGACGTGCTGGTCTTCGCGCTCAGCACCCACAAGCGGTGGTCGAACGCGGCGAGCAACGAGTACGACGTCGTGATCGACACCAACCGCGACGGCGAGCCTGACTGGATCGTGCTCTCGTACGACTCCGGAGCGGTGCGCGCCGGCTCGGCCAACGGCCTCGCCGAGGTGTTCGTCGTCAACTACAAGACCGGCGACCTCTTCGATGCCGGTTTCCTCGCGCAGGCGCCGACCGACAGCAGCACGATCCTGCTGCCGGTGTACGCCGAGGATCTCGGCATCACCGGAGCGTTCAACTACTCTGCGCAGGCCTTCGGGACGTCGGAGGGCACGGAGGACGCCTTCACCAGCTGGGCGGGGTACAACCTGGCCAAGCCGGCGATCAGCAACGGCGACTACGTGAACGTGCCCAAGGGCAAGAGCGTGAAGGTGCCGGTGACGGTGAATTCGTCGCAGGTCGCGACGCAGAAGCCGCTTGGCAGCATGGTCGTGGTGACCGACAACAAGTCGGGCGCCGGAGAGGCGCTGCTCGTCAAGAAGTGA
- a CDS encoding response regulator produces MKVLVADDDPQLVRALRITLAAHGYDVVAASDGAAAIALAAQAHPDVVLLDLGMPHLDGVSVIHALRGWTDVPIIVVSGRTGSADKVDALDAGADDYVTKPFQIDELLARLRALARRSGATAKEPVIAFGDVVIDRATTSVLRDGVPVHLTPTEWRMLEFLARNAGALVTRQTLLKEIWSSEQVSDSGYLRLYMSQLRKKLEADPAHPRHLLTEQGMGYRLVLDD; encoded by the coding sequence ATGAAGGTCCTCGTCGCCGACGACGATCCACAGCTCGTCCGCGCGCTGCGGATCACGCTGGCCGCGCACGGCTACGACGTGGTCGCGGCGTCCGACGGCGCCGCGGCGATCGCCCTCGCCGCCCAGGCCCACCCGGACGTCGTTCTGCTCGATCTCGGCATGCCTCATCTCGACGGCGTCTCGGTCATCCACGCCCTCCGAGGCTGGACCGACGTGCCGATCATCGTCGTGTCAGGGCGCACCGGTTCAGCCGACAAGGTCGACGCACTCGACGCAGGCGCCGACGACTACGTCACCAAGCCCTTCCAGATCGACGAGCTGCTCGCACGGCTGCGCGCGCTGGCCCGCCGCAGCGGCGCGACCGCGAAGGAGCCGGTGATCGCGTTCGGCGACGTCGTGATCGACCGCGCCACCACGAGCGTCCTGCGCGACGGAGTGCCCGTGCATCTCACGCCGACGGAGTGGCGGATGCTGGAGTTCCTGGCCAGGAACGCGGGCGCGCTGGTGACGCGCCAGACGCTGCTGAAGGAGATCTGGAGCAGCGAGCAGGTGAGCGACTCCGGGTATCTCCGCCTCTACATGTCGCAGCTGCGGAAGAAGCTCGAGGCGGATCCCGCGCATCCCCGCCATCTGCTCACCGAGCAGGGCATGGGCTACCGCCTCGTGCTCGACGACTGA